In the genome of Terriglobia bacterium, the window GGCGTTAATGCTATAGAATCCCGCCATGCGCCCCAGGCACTCCTGACGCCGGCGGCGCCACGTTAGAAACACATTCGGAGAATGAGCATGAATTCAATGAACCACAGATGGTGGGCATGTTTGATCCTGGCTATGTTTGCCGCCAGCACCGCGCTGGCCCATCATTCGTTCGCTGTATACGATCACTCCAAAACCCTGAATCTGAAGGGAACGGTCACGAAGTGGCAATGGAGCAATCCGCACGCTTATCTCGACATCGACGTTCACGAAGGCGCAGCCGTGAAGCATTACATATTGGAAGGCACCAGCATCAACATGCTCCAACGGCTGGGATGGCGATCCAATATGATCAAGGCCGGCGATCAAGTGGGAGTGGTGTTCGCTCCGCTGTTGAATGGCCAGCCCGCAGGCCTTCTGCTTGAAATCACTCTACCAAACGGCGAGAAAAAAGATTTACCCGTCCCCGCTGCAAACTCGTTCAAACGGACGCCGGAGCCATAAGGGGGAAGCGATGCGAATTTTACGCGCTTGCAGTGTGGCCGCTTTCGCCTTCGTGTTAATGCAAGGCAACGCCGGAGCACAGCAACCGGCCGCGAATGTGCCGGATATCACCGGATCGTGGGAACGCGCACGGGATGCGTCCATTCCGGGGCAATCCCAACCGCCGCTGAAGCCGCAATATCTGAAGGAATATCAGGCCAAACTCCAGACCTTCCGGGAGGCGAATCAAAAAGGTCAGCCGATCGCCGACCACGTCGTGATGTGCCTTCCGGATGGGATGCCCGGCATGATGAGCGGGCCGTTTCCGATGGAAGTCCTGCAAAGTAAAGGGCAGGTGACCATCATTCAGGAGGCCTATACCCAGGTACGCCGGATACTGCTCGACCGCGAACAGAAACCGATCGACGATGTCGAACCCGGCTTCTATGGCCGTTCCGTCGGACACTGGGACGGTACCACTCTGAGCGCCGACACCGTCGGAATCAAGGAGAGCGTGCTCTATCAGAATGTGCCGCACTCGAAAGACGAACGCATCAGGGAGCGTATTTCGTTGACCGCCAACGGCCTGCTGCGGGACGACATCACGATCGAGGATCCCACCGTTCTTGAAAAGCCCTGGAGCTTCACCTTTGCCTACCGGCGGATGCAGGATTACCAACTGCTGGAATATATCTGCGAAGACAATCGTGAATACGCCGATGACAAAGGCGTCCAGCAGATCCGGATTGAGCCGAAACGGTAGGCGCGTTAATTGACTTTAGCTATGCGGCAGGGCTGGTGCATGCACTGCATCGTATTATTGTTGATTTCAAGAAAGAACATGGATGGGAGATTCGGTCCGCGGCTCCGGTCATTGCCCCAGGAACTGGCTGCGATCACCAGATTATCCAGCCCGTCGGCCCAAAGCGCGCGAATCTCAATGTCTTCGGGATCGTTGAATCCGGTCAACGCGGGAAGCGCCGCAGTGCTGACTAAATTGTAGGCGGTCCCTTCGAATGCATACAGGTCGACAGCGCCGGACTCACTTCCGCCAACCAGCAGGGGATTCCCTCTTCTCGCAATTCCTACAACCGTATTCGTTGGCCGGTCGATGAATTGGATGCCTTTCATCGTATTCGCATCGTATACGGTAATCCCCGAACCGCAACATCCCGGTACGGTCAGATAGATGAAGTTCAGCCAGGTATTAATGTTGACCTGGCCGACTGGAGGATTGGGAATCGAGCCGCTGAATTGCAAGGTGCCCGGGCTGAAGACGAGTGTAACTCCGGTCGAAGATTGCGTACCGTATGGTTTCATGGTGCTGACTTCAAGACCGAAGTCACCGCGGTTCAGCTCCGAAAGATAAATGTGGTCGTTCGATATAGCCATTGAGGCTTGTCCAGTGGCAACGTATAGCTTGTTATCGGCCAAGGCTACGCTTGCCAAGCCTTCCTGCGACAATGACATCGAACGCACCGCCTGGACCGGCCAGGTTTTTGAGAACACATAAAGATTGCCGTCGCGGCTTGAAACATAAACATTGTTACCATCTCCAGTCACCGCAGTCAGTGGCGATGGGAGATGAATAGTTTGAATCAGGGGAAAGCCTTCTTCGCGGTTTCTTTCCAGAATGAAGAGATCGCCCTGGTACGACGCGGCAAAAATTCTTTCGTTGTCCGCGTAAATGGACTGTCCTGTCAGAAAGGATCCTTGCAAATTTGAAGTTCCAATGAGGTTGAGTTGCGGAGACCAGGAACCTGTCACAAAGGACCCGTGCAAATTTGAAGTTCCTGCGGGGTCAAGTTGCGGAAGCCAGGAAAGTGTTGAGGCTTTATATTGCCTCACCAAAGGATTCGCGCAGAGCAGGAGAAGAAACATAGCAGCACTGATCCCGAAACCCTTCGTCATCTTTCTTACCCCATTTACTAAAGGCTTCCAGCGCTTTTTGACGTTCCATCCCCGACGATACTGCACTCACGCGACCAAAGATTGACGGCTGCGTGTAGCGATCGACACAAACCACTAACTGGTTTAGTTAGCAGCCTGATGCAGTTAACTGGTGTAGTTAGTGCCCTGATGAAGGGGTAGATTGGACCACTGCGCCGTGGACCAGGAATTCTTCTCTTGAGAACCAGTAGTTCTCCAGGTCCCTGATTCAGCCATTTTGGCGGACAACCAAGCGTCGGTTGCGTTGACGAAGTTCAGCCTCAAAGTTAAGGAGCATTTTTCATGGAATTCTTCCAGATATTGATGCCACGACAACCCACAAATCTCGCTGGAACCCTTCGATTCCGCGCTTCACGACAACGAGAGTCCGCTCACATGCGCAGACGCCTGGTGCTTGAGGTTGCGGCGAACCGGAAACGGCGGAGGTGGAGAGGCCGGAGTATTTCGGGATATCCCGGAAGTCCCTTTCGTTATGGCACTTGCTTTGGCCTCGACACGACCCATGCACATCTCCAAGTGCCGGCGGCATTCATGTGGAGCGTGGGCCACCGCAAGGAGTGGAAATGACAAACAGCTTTCAATTCTCGGCGGCCCTACGGGAACAGTCACAGGTCCGAAGGGCGAAAGCACGCTGGATTTTCTCGTCGACAGCGGGGCGACCTACAGCTTACTTCCTGTCGATGTCTGGCAGTCGATTGGTCTGACGCCGAAACGTATGGTGTAACGCTTCGCGATCTTTCATCTCGGAC includes:
- a CDS encoding DUF6152 family protein translates to MNSMNHRWWACLILAMFAASTALAHHSFAVYDHSKTLNLKGTVTKWQWSNPHAYLDIDVHEGAAVKHYILEGTSINMLQRLGWRSNMIKAGDQVGVVFAPLLNGQPAGLLLEITLPNGEKKDLPVPAANSFKRTPEP
- a CDS encoding WD40 repeat domain-containing protein: MQGSFLTGQSIYADNERIFAASYQGDLFILERNREEGFPLIQTIHLPSPLTAVTGDGNNVYVSSRDGNLYVFSKTWPVQAVRSMSLSQEGLASVALADNKLYVATGQASMAISNDHIYLSELNRGDFGLEVSTMKPYGTQSSTGVTLVFSPGTLQFSGSIPNPPVGQVNINTWLNFIYLTVPGCCGSGITVYDANTMKGIQFIDRPTNTVVGIARRGNPLLVGGSESGAVDLYAFEGTAYNLVSTAALPALTGFNDPEDIEIRALWADGLDNLVIAASSWGNDRSRGPNLPSMFFLEINNNTMQCMHQPCRIAKVN